In the genome of Monodelphis domestica isolate mMonDom1 chromosome 2, mMonDom1.pri, whole genome shotgun sequence, one region contains:
- the LOC100025002 gene encoding surfeit locus protein 4-like, whose translation MGQNDLMGTAKDVADQFLRVTKQYLPHVARLCLISTFLEDGIHMWFQWSEQRDYIDATWNCGYILASIFVFLNLLGQLTGCILVLSRNFVQYACFRLFGIIALQTIAYSILWDLKFLMRNLALGGGLLLLLAESCSEGKSMFAGVPTMRESSPKQYMQLGGRELLVLMFMTLLHFDASFFSILQNIVGTALIILVAIGFKTKLAALTLVIWLFGINVYFNAFWTVPVYKPMHDFLKYDFFQTMSVIGGLLLVVALGPGGVSMDEKKKEW comes from the coding sequence ATGGGCCAGAATGACCTGATGGGCACCGCCAAGGACGTCGCGGACCAGTTTCTCCGAGTCACGAAGCAGTACCTCCCTCATGTGGCACGCCTGTGTCTTATTAGCACCTTCCTGGAAGATGGCATCCATATGTGGTTCCAGTGGAGTGAACAGAGAGACTATATTGATGCTACCTGGAACTGTGGCTACATCCTTGCCTCCATCTTTGTGTTCTTAAACTTGCTTGGGCAATTGACTGGCTGTATCTTGGTATTGAGCAGAAACTTTGTACAGTATGCCTGCTTTAGACTCTTTGGAATTATAGCTTTACAGACGATCGCATACAGCATTTTATGGGATCTCAAATTTTTGATGAGGAATCTGGCCCTAGGAGGAGGATTGCTGCTACTCCTGGCTGAATCCTGTTCTGAAGGGAAGAGCATGTTTGCAGGAGTCCCAACCATGCGAGAAAGCTCACCCAAACAGTACATGCAGCTTGGTGGGAGGGAACTGCTGGTCCTGATGTTCATGACCCTTCTTCACTTTGATGCCAGCTTCTTTTCTATTCTTCAGAACATCGTGGGCACAGCTTTGATCATTTTAGTGGCCATTGGTTTCAAAACCAAGCTAGCTGCCTTGACTCTGGTCATCTGGTTGTTTGGCATCAATGTTTATTTCAACGCTTTCTGGACCGTCCCAGTCTATAAGCCCATGCATGACTTCCTCAAGTATGACTTCTTCCAGACCATGTCAGTGATTGGAGGCTTGCTTCTCGTGGTTGCCTTGGGCCCTGGTGGTGTCTCCatggatgaaaagaaaaaggagtggtaA